In a genomic window of Pseudoliparis swirei isolate HS2019 ecotype Mariana Trench chromosome 20, NWPU_hadal_v1, whole genome shotgun sequence:
- the bckdha gene encoding 2-oxoisovalerate dehydrogenase subunit alpha, mitochondrial: MAVAVRSVSNMYGVCFNAGRQATGLTASRLLQHRAFRVGAVRRQQPFDSTLEKPQFPGASAEFVDELKFIEPNVISGIPVYRVMDRQGNIINPSQDPQLSKEMVLNFYQKMTLLNTMDRILYESQRQGRISFYMTNYGEEGTHIGSAAALEPSDIVFGQYREAGVLMYRGFPLDMFMAQCYANADDLGKGRQMPVHYGSKDLNFVTISSPLATQIPQAAGAAYAVKRENMNRAVICYFGEGAASEGDAHAGFNFSATLECPLIFFCRNNGYAISTPTNEQYRGDGIAARGPGYGMLSIRVDGNDVFAVYNATKEARRRAVAENQPFLIEAMTYRIGHHSTSDDSSAYRSVDEVNYWDKQDHPISRLRHYMTTRDWWSEDDERSWRKQSRKTVMEAFEKAEKRLKPSPELMFTDVYQEMTPNLEKQRKSMWRHVQQYKEHYPLDQFEK; this comes from the exons ATGGCGGTGGCTGTGAGGAGTGTGAGCAACATGTATGGAGTGTGCTTCAACGCTGGCCGTCAGGCGACAGGACTGACGGCGTCTCGGTTGCTTCAACACAGAGCCTTCAGAGTCGGT GCCGTGCGCCGGCAGCAGCCCTTTGATTCAACACTGGAAAAGCCCCAGTTCCCTGGAGCCTCAGCCGAGTTTGTGGATGAGCTGAAGTTCATCGAGCCCAACGTCATCTCTGGGATCCCAGTGTACCGAGTGATGGACAGGCAGGGCAACATCATCAACCCTTCTCAAGACCCTCAG CTCTCCAAGGAGATGGTTCTGAACTTCTATCAGAAGATGACTCTGCTTAACACAATGGACCGCATTCTTTACGAGTCACAGAGACAG GGTCGGATCTCCTTCTACATGACCAACTACGGCGAGGAGGGCACACACATTGGCAGCGCTGCTGCTCTCGAGCCCAGCGACATCGTCTTCGGTCAATACAGAGAAGCTG GAGTGCTGATGTACCGCGGCTTCCCTCTGGACATGTTCATGGCTCAGTGCTACGCCAACGCCGATGACCTCGGCAAGGGCCGGCAGATGCCCGTGCACTATGGCTCCAAAGATCTGAACTTCGtcaccatctcctctcctctggccaCTCAGATCCCTCAGG CGGCCGGAGCTGCATACGCcgtcaagagagagaacatgaaccGCGCCGTGATCTGTTACTTTGGCGAGGGGGCGGCCAGCGAAGGGGACGCACACGCCGGCTTCAACTTCTCCGCCACCCTGGAGTGTCCCCTGATTTTCTTCTGCCGTAACAACGGCTACGCCATCTCCACCCCCACCAACGAGCAGTACAGGGGCGATGGCATCG CCGCTCGTGGCCCGGGGTATGGCATGTTGTCCATCCGCGTCGATGGCAACGACGTGTTTGCTGTGTATAACGCTACGAAGGAGGCGCGCCGCAGAGCCGTGGCCGAGAACCAGCCCTTCCTCATTGAAGCGATGACCTACAG AATTGGCCACCACAGCACCAGTGATGACAGCTCGGCCTATCGCTCGGTGGACGAGGTGAACTACTGGGACAAGCAGGACCACCCCATCTCCCGCCTGAGACATTACATGACGACCCGAGACTGGTGGAGCGAGGACGACGAGAGGAGCTGGCGGAAGCAGTCTCGCAAGACGGTAATGGAGGCGTTCGAGAAGGCCGAGAAACGCCTCAAGCCCAGCCCCGAGCTGATGTTTACAGACGTGTACCAGGAGATGACGCCCAATCTGGAAAAGCAGAGAAAGTCCATGTGGAGGCATGTGCAGCAGTACAAGGAGCACTACCCACTTGACCAGTTTG